A section of the Lineus longissimus chromosome 1, tnLinLong1.2, whole genome shotgun sequence genome encodes:
- the LOC135485653 gene encoding neurogenic differentiation factor 6-like, with the protein MPGTYGLTGRQLDSFNEFQTYNYSDSHMDRFSGLPNSESPVTSTNSYVYNYSDDCESSNASMSPNGDNRAFASQNGHLNVGQYDEAERSYINGHSLTSNGTFAVSQPLSSSFMEPSSRGQENRQKEMSPKYSRNGATERERNRMHMLNEAFEELRKVVPKSNLSEHQKLSKIATLKLAIHYISALANILRSNGEEIKLVSCTSHDGRRGRRRRYNKRKADDTPGQDKKQKIREVEEPGEKSR; encoded by the coding sequence ATGCCGGGCACATACGGGCTCACCGGACGTCAGCTTGACAGCTTCAACGAATTTCAAACGTACAACTATTCAGACAGTCATATGGACAGATTCAGTGGCCTTCCGAACAGTGAGAGTCCGGTCACATCCACGAACTCGTACGTATACAACTATTCAGACGATTGTGAGAGCAGTAACGCCTCAATGTCACCAAATGGTGACAATCGTGCATTTGCTTCCCAAAATGGCCACCTAAATGTAGGGCAATACGATGAAGCAGAAAGGAGCTACATAAATGGACATTCTTTAACTTCCAATGGAACTTTCGCTGTGTCGCAACCACTGTCTTCTTCATTTATGGAGCCGAGCAGTCGAGGCCAGGAAAATCGACAAAAGGAGATGTCGCCAAAATACTCACGAAATGGTGCTACGGAACGTGAACGAAATAGGATGCATATGTTAAATGAGGCATTTGAAGAACTCCGGAAGGTAGTGCCGAAGTCGAACCTCAGTGAACACCAGAAACTGTCAAAAATTGCCACACTGAAATTGGCCATTCATTACATATCAGCGCTGGCGAATATTTTACGTAGCAACGGCGAGGAGATTAAGCTTGTGTCGTGTACGTCCCATGATGGGCGGAGGGGACGCCGGAGGAGGTATAACAAGAGAAAGGCAGACGACACACCAGGGCAGGACAAGAAACAGAAGATTAGGGAAGTGGAAGAGCCCGGAGAGAAGAGCCGTTAA